One stretch of Oncorhynchus tshawytscha isolate Ot180627B linkage group LG19, Otsh_v2.0, whole genome shotgun sequence DNA includes these proteins:
- the LOC112218538 gene encoding rho family-interacting cell polarization regulator 1 isoform X1 has product MPMMRRILLKMCVCRSPSRAVSSMSLSMRPSRRVLSRSITRSQSFAGVNSYDKPYRNLSAFSTLGVTRKPSRVSRMFTLSAKSPPPKVPQPERLDEVYEALKRGLQSYLQVHQMELDSLSQQMRESKRNSRLGFLYELDKQVKVNERFMRRLEFHLSKVDELYEAYCMQRRLRDGANKMVKAYTDSQGSREARESLSEANKGYKEYTENMCMLESELENQLGEFHVKMKGLAGFARLCAGDTYEILMKYGRQRWKLRGRIEINCKQVWDSEDMVFLPLITEFLSIKVTELKSMANHVVVGNVSCETKDLFAALPQTVAVDINDLGTIKLSLEVTWNPFDKDDQASTASTVNKPPTVNKRFSTYNQSPPDTPSLREQAFYNMLRRQEDMENGTAWSNSSESSDDSSSPQLSLGLRHTNKNLVQPEVNASTPSIEISFALRDTATSTPTRLAKQEDVQEETQKEESDIGAAGKDEASGKQAVPNGHARYSRSLSHISENSVDGVLIDRSTSEFVEPSEVTSLQCGICINDIEMVMPARAEWALIPGETVVVRDPPEQPAPATVTMEESRPESRPESRYSAVSIESDTGLEVVAGAVSEVEPELQSAAPTRTDAMYQQGASLNPRPDSQAQTQSTEGISFSAYRAVVVEAKKTEAVVAKPTDSEKQQAVDSGIEEALSAVISSLDDYRGQFPELQVLEQELQLLEETLTSVLKGRTCSRSSSVQSLTVETALGSFDFLNTSDLEDEDEENWEKRSVMDSEHHSAPGKPSEESAGGDEDCEKRCWESPSFGPVSTGCQALDHALLVHLKNCSAQLLRLGTFGPLRCGEMYALDRLLREARVLELIRHVAKETPGGATQADEVVPQLEQCQGATLLWQQCTDNGSVYSTSTEAFLTTLAAAYTNRLPERGASLADTVFLRLVERILERRLPKRGGQAAREMLTLFQFWSYLEAEGVSELDTHITELAEEVWLVQSLQSGDQEVLVKALKRPPESSLKREGMHAVSLLLRDPRGKVSASASSLLRSLANQPRHRERALVSCLELLENESMETRVCGCKALACLKAKESIDQLVYLCRSDKEDVRDAAKQALLVLGEDGKLAHRHVETSLQEGVPRLFSPGSMTSTSF; this is encoded by the exons GGAGTCCCTCCAGAGCTGTGTCCTCCATGTCCCTTTCCATGCGCCCGTCGCGCCGAGTCCTTTCCAGATCCATCACTAGGAGCCAGTCCTTTGCTGGAGTCAACTCCTACGATAAGCCCTACAG AAATCTATCAGCGTTCAGCACCCTGGGGGTCACCAGGAAGCCCTCCAGAGTCAGCAGGATGTTCACCCTCTCTGCTAAATCACCACCGCCCAAGGTGCCCCAGCCTGAGAGGCTAGACGAAGTCTATGAGGCTCTGAAGAGAGGCCTGCa GTCTTACCTGCAGGTGCACCAGATGGAGCTGGACAGCCTGAGCCAACAGATGAGGGAGTCCAAGAGGAACTCTCGCCTG GGGTTTCTCTATGAGCTGGATAAG CAAGTAAAAGTGAATGAGAGGTTCATGCGACGGCTTGAGTTCCATCTAAGCAAG GTTGACGAGCTGTATGAGGCCTACTGTATGCAGCGCCGGCTGAGGGATGGTGCCAATAAAATGGTGAAGGCCTACACAGACTCCCAGGGCAGCCGCGAGGCCAGAGAGAGCCTGTCTGAGGCCAACAAGGGCTACAAAGAGTACACAGAG AACATGTGCATGTTGGAGAGCGAGCTGGAAAACCAGCTGGGAGAGTTCCATGTGAAAATGAAGG GTCTAGCAGGGTTCGCACGGCTGTGTGCTGGAGACACATATGAg ATCTTAATGAAGTATGGGCGGCAGCGCTGGAAGCTGAGGGGAAGGATTGAGATCAACTGCAAGCAGGTGTGGGACAGCGAGGACATGGTCTTCCTGCCTCTCATCACAGAGTTCCTATCAATAAAG GTGACAGAGCTGAAGAGCATGGCCAATCACGTGGTGGTGGGAAACGTGTCATGTGAGACCAAGGACCTGTTTGCTGCTCTACCTCAGACGGTGGCAGTGGACATCAATGACCTGGGGACCATCAAACTGAGCTTGGAGGTCACCTGGAA CCCCTTCGACAAGGATGACCAAGCCTCGACCGCCAGCACGGTCAACAAACCCCCCACGGTGAACAAACGCTTCTCCACCTACAACCAGAGTCCTCCTGATACCCCCTCCCTACGGGAACAGGCCTTCTAT aacatGCTGAGGAGGCAGGAAGATATGGAGAATGGCACAGCATGGTCTAACTCCTCTGAGTCATCAGATGACTCATCCAGCCCTCAACTCTCCCTGGGGCTGCGTCACACCAACAAGAACCTGGTCCAGCCAGAGGTCAATGCCTCCACACCCTCCATTGAAATCTCCTTTGCCCTCCGAGACACTGCCACCTCCACCCCTACTCGCTTAGCCAAACAGGAGGATGTGCAGGAGGAGACGCAGAAGGAGGAGTCAGACATTGGGGCAGCGGGGAAAGATGAGGCTTCTGGGAAACAGGCAGTGCCTAACGGCCACGCCCGCTACTCACGCTCACTCAGCCATATCAGTGAGAACAGTGTCGATGGCGTACTGATAGACCGGTCAACCAGCGAATTTGTGGAGCCCTCTGAGGTCACCTCCCTGCAGTGTGGGATCTGTATAAACGATATTGAGATGGTGATGCCTGCCAGGGCAGAGTGGGCCCTTATCCCAGGAGAGACTGTGGTGGTCAGAGACCCCCCTGAGCAACCCGCCCCAGCTACTGTGACCATGGAGGAGAGCAGGCCGGAGAGCAGGCCGGAGAGCAGGTATTCTGCAGTGTCTATAGAGTCCGACACCGGGTTAGAGGTTGTTGCAGGGGCTGTTTCAGAAGTAGAGCCAGAACTCCAGAGCGCTGCACCCACTAGGACTGATGCAATGTATCAGCAAGGTGCCTCTCTGAATCCCAGACCAGACTCACAAGCACAGACCCAGAGCACTGAGGGCATATCATTCAGTGCCTACAGGGCAGTGGTGGTGGAGGCCAAGAAGACTGAGGCTGTAGTAGCCAAGCCCACAGACAGTGAGAAGCAGCAGGCTGTGGACAGTGGAATTGAGGAAGCCCTGAGTGCAGTCATCTCCTCTCTGGATGACTACAGGGGACAGTTTCCTGAGTTACAGGTCCTGGAGCAGGAGTTACAACTACTGGAGGAGACATTAACA TCTGTTCTGAAGGGCCGCACCTGCAGTCGTTCGTCCAGTGTCCAGAGTCTGACGGTGGAGACAGCCCTGGGCAGCTTTGACTTTCTCAACACCTCAGACCTggaggatgaagatgaggagAACTGGGAGAAGAGGAGTGTGATGGACAG TGAGCACCACAGTGCCCCCGGCAAGCCATCAGAGGAGAGTGCAGGGGGAGATGAAGACTGTGAGAAGAGATGCTGGGAGTCCCCCTCCTTTGGACCTGTGAGCACTGGCTGCCAGGCTCTAGACCACGCCCTACTGGTTCATCTGAAGAATTGCAGCGCCCAACTTCTG AGGCTGGGGACCTTTGGGCCTCTGCGCTGTGGGGAGATGTATGCTCTGGACCGCCTACTCAGGGAGGCCCGCGTCCTCGAGCTTATCAGACACGTTGCCAAGGAGACCCCTGGAGGAGCCACTCAGGCAGATGAGG ttgttccccagTTAGAACAGTGCCAAGGGGCAACATTGCTATGGCAACAGTGTACAGACAATGGCAGTGTGTACAGCACCTCCACAGAGGCTTTCCTCACAACACTGGCCGCTGCTTACACCAACAGACTGCCCGAGAGAGGAGCCAGCCTGGCAGACACAG TGTTCTTGCGTCTGGTGGAGAGGATTCTGGAGAGGAGGCTGCCCAAGCGTGGGGGCCAGGCAGCCAGAGAGATGCTGACTCTCTTCCAGTTCTGGAGCTACCTGGAggcagagggagtgagtgagCTGGACACACACATCACTGAACTGGCAGAGGAGG TCTGGCTGGTTCAGAGCCTGCAGTCAGGAGACCAGGAGGTGCTGGTGAAGGCCCTGAAGAGGCCTCCAGAGAGCAGCCTGAAGAGGGAGGGGATGCATGCTGTCAGCCTGCTGCTCAGGGACCCCCGGGGGAAGGTGTCTGCCTCTGCCAGCTCCCTGCTCCGGAGCCTCGCCAACCAACCACGCCATCGAGAGAGG GCCCTGGTAAGCTGTCTGGAGCTTCTGGAGAATGAAAGCATGGAGACAAGAGTGTGTGGCTGTAAAGCACTTGCATGTCTGAAG GCCAAAGAGAGCATCGACCAGCTGGTCTATCTCTGCCGTTCGGACAAGGAGGACGTGAGGGATGCTGCCAAACAAGCTTTGTTGGTGCTTG GTGAGGACGGGAAGTTGGCCCACAGACACGTTGAGACATCTCTGCAGGAAGGAGTGCCACGTCTCTTCTCCCCTGGCAGCATGACCAGCACCTCCTTCTAA
- the LOC112218538 gene encoding rho family-interacting cell polarization regulator 1 isoform X3, which translates to MYSGYGGSPSRAVSSMSLSMRPSRRVLSRSITRSQSFAGVNSYDKPYRNLSAFSTLGVTRKPSRVSRMFTLSAKSPPPKVPQPERLDEVYEALKRGLQSYLQVHQMELDSLSQQMRESKRNSRLGFLYELDKQVKVNERFMRRLEFHLSKVDELYEAYCMQRRLRDGANKMVKAYTDSQGSREARESLSEANKGYKEYTENMCMLESELENQLGEFHVKMKGLAGFARLCAGDTYEILMKYGRQRWKLRGRIEINCKQVWDSEDMVFLPLITEFLSIKVTELKSMANHVVVGNVSCETKDLFAALPQTVAVDINDLGTIKLSLEVTWNPFDKDDQASTASTVNKPPTVNKRFSTYNQSPPDTPSLREQAFYNMLRRQEDMENGTAWSNSSESSDDSSSPQLSLGLRHTNKNLVQPEVNASTPSIEISFALRDTATSTPTRLAKQEDVQEETQKEESDIGAAGKDEASGKQAVPNGHARYSRSLSHISENSVDGVLIDRSTSEFVEPSEVTSLQCGICINDIEMVMPARAEWALIPGETVVVRDPPEQPAPATVTMEESRPESRPESRYSAVSIESDTGLEVVAGAVSEVEPELQSAAPTRTDAMYQQGASLNPRPDSQAQTQSTEGISFSAYRAVVVEAKKTEAVVAKPTDSEKQQAVDSGIEEALSAVISSLDDYRGQFPELQVLEQELQLLEETLTSVLKGRTCSRSSSVQSLTVETALGSFDFLNTSDLEDEDEENWEKRSVMDSEHHSAPGKPSEESAGGDEDCEKRCWESPSFGPVSTGCQALDHALLVHLKNCSAQLLRLGTFGPLRCGEMYALDRLLREARVLELIRHVAKETPGGATQADEVVPQLEQCQGATLLWQQCTDNGSVYSTSTEAFLTTLAAAYTNRLPERGASLADTVFLRLVERILERRLPKRGGQAAREMLTLFQFWSYLEAEGVSELDTHITELAEEVWLVQSLQSGDQEVLVKALKRPPESSLKREGMHAVSLLLRDPRGKVSASASSLLRSLANQPRHRERALVSCLELLENESMETRVCGCKALACLKAKESIDQLVYLCRSDKEDVRDAAKQALLVLGEDGKLAHRHVETSLQEGVPRLFSPGSMTSTSF; encoded by the exons GGAGTCCCTCCAGAGCTGTGTCCTCCATGTCCCTTTCCATGCGCCCGTCGCGCCGAGTCCTTTCCAGATCCATCACTAGGAGCCAGTCCTTTGCTGGAGTCAACTCCTACGATAAGCCCTACAG AAATCTATCAGCGTTCAGCACCCTGGGGGTCACCAGGAAGCCCTCCAGAGTCAGCAGGATGTTCACCCTCTCTGCTAAATCACCACCGCCCAAGGTGCCCCAGCCTGAGAGGCTAGACGAAGTCTATGAGGCTCTGAAGAGAGGCCTGCa GTCTTACCTGCAGGTGCACCAGATGGAGCTGGACAGCCTGAGCCAACAGATGAGGGAGTCCAAGAGGAACTCTCGCCTG GGGTTTCTCTATGAGCTGGATAAG CAAGTAAAAGTGAATGAGAGGTTCATGCGACGGCTTGAGTTCCATCTAAGCAAG GTTGACGAGCTGTATGAGGCCTACTGTATGCAGCGCCGGCTGAGGGATGGTGCCAATAAAATGGTGAAGGCCTACACAGACTCCCAGGGCAGCCGCGAGGCCAGAGAGAGCCTGTCTGAGGCCAACAAGGGCTACAAAGAGTACACAGAG AACATGTGCATGTTGGAGAGCGAGCTGGAAAACCAGCTGGGAGAGTTCCATGTGAAAATGAAGG GTCTAGCAGGGTTCGCACGGCTGTGTGCTGGAGACACATATGAg ATCTTAATGAAGTATGGGCGGCAGCGCTGGAAGCTGAGGGGAAGGATTGAGATCAACTGCAAGCAGGTGTGGGACAGCGAGGACATGGTCTTCCTGCCTCTCATCACAGAGTTCCTATCAATAAAG GTGACAGAGCTGAAGAGCATGGCCAATCACGTGGTGGTGGGAAACGTGTCATGTGAGACCAAGGACCTGTTTGCTGCTCTACCTCAGACGGTGGCAGTGGACATCAATGACCTGGGGACCATCAAACTGAGCTTGGAGGTCACCTGGAA CCCCTTCGACAAGGATGACCAAGCCTCGACCGCCAGCACGGTCAACAAACCCCCCACGGTGAACAAACGCTTCTCCACCTACAACCAGAGTCCTCCTGATACCCCCTCCCTACGGGAACAGGCCTTCTAT aacatGCTGAGGAGGCAGGAAGATATGGAGAATGGCACAGCATGGTCTAACTCCTCTGAGTCATCAGATGACTCATCCAGCCCTCAACTCTCCCTGGGGCTGCGTCACACCAACAAGAACCTGGTCCAGCCAGAGGTCAATGCCTCCACACCCTCCATTGAAATCTCCTTTGCCCTCCGAGACACTGCCACCTCCACCCCTACTCGCTTAGCCAAACAGGAGGATGTGCAGGAGGAGACGCAGAAGGAGGAGTCAGACATTGGGGCAGCGGGGAAAGATGAGGCTTCTGGGAAACAGGCAGTGCCTAACGGCCACGCCCGCTACTCACGCTCACTCAGCCATATCAGTGAGAACAGTGTCGATGGCGTACTGATAGACCGGTCAACCAGCGAATTTGTGGAGCCCTCTGAGGTCACCTCCCTGCAGTGTGGGATCTGTATAAACGATATTGAGATGGTGATGCCTGCCAGGGCAGAGTGGGCCCTTATCCCAGGAGAGACTGTGGTGGTCAGAGACCCCCCTGAGCAACCCGCCCCAGCTACTGTGACCATGGAGGAGAGCAGGCCGGAGAGCAGGCCGGAGAGCAGGTATTCTGCAGTGTCTATAGAGTCCGACACCGGGTTAGAGGTTGTTGCAGGGGCTGTTTCAGAAGTAGAGCCAGAACTCCAGAGCGCTGCACCCACTAGGACTGATGCAATGTATCAGCAAGGTGCCTCTCTGAATCCCAGACCAGACTCACAAGCACAGACCCAGAGCACTGAGGGCATATCATTCAGTGCCTACAGGGCAGTGGTGGTGGAGGCCAAGAAGACTGAGGCTGTAGTAGCCAAGCCCACAGACAGTGAGAAGCAGCAGGCTGTGGACAGTGGAATTGAGGAAGCCCTGAGTGCAGTCATCTCCTCTCTGGATGACTACAGGGGACAGTTTCCTGAGTTACAGGTCCTGGAGCAGGAGTTACAACTACTGGAGGAGACATTAACA TCTGTTCTGAAGGGCCGCACCTGCAGTCGTTCGTCCAGTGTCCAGAGTCTGACGGTGGAGACAGCCCTGGGCAGCTTTGACTTTCTCAACACCTCAGACCTggaggatgaagatgaggagAACTGGGAGAAGAGGAGTGTGATGGACAG TGAGCACCACAGTGCCCCCGGCAAGCCATCAGAGGAGAGTGCAGGGGGAGATGAAGACTGTGAGAAGAGATGCTGGGAGTCCCCCTCCTTTGGACCTGTGAGCACTGGCTGCCAGGCTCTAGACCACGCCCTACTGGTTCATCTGAAGAATTGCAGCGCCCAACTTCTG AGGCTGGGGACCTTTGGGCCTCTGCGCTGTGGGGAGATGTATGCTCTGGACCGCCTACTCAGGGAGGCCCGCGTCCTCGAGCTTATCAGACACGTTGCCAAGGAGACCCCTGGAGGAGCCACTCAGGCAGATGAGG ttgttccccagTTAGAACAGTGCCAAGGGGCAACATTGCTATGGCAACAGTGTACAGACAATGGCAGTGTGTACAGCACCTCCACAGAGGCTTTCCTCACAACACTGGCCGCTGCTTACACCAACAGACTGCCCGAGAGAGGAGCCAGCCTGGCAGACACAG TGTTCTTGCGTCTGGTGGAGAGGATTCTGGAGAGGAGGCTGCCCAAGCGTGGGGGCCAGGCAGCCAGAGAGATGCTGACTCTCTTCCAGTTCTGGAGCTACCTGGAggcagagggagtgagtgagCTGGACACACACATCACTGAACTGGCAGAGGAGG TCTGGCTGGTTCAGAGCCTGCAGTCAGGAGACCAGGAGGTGCTGGTGAAGGCCCTGAAGAGGCCTCCAGAGAGCAGCCTGAAGAGGGAGGGGATGCATGCTGTCAGCCTGCTGCTCAGGGACCCCCGGGGGAAGGTGTCTGCCTCTGCCAGCTCCCTGCTCCGGAGCCTCGCCAACCAACCACGCCATCGAGAGAGG GCCCTGGTAAGCTGTCTGGAGCTTCTGGAGAATGAAAGCATGGAGACAAGAGTGTGTGGCTGTAAAGCACTTGCATGTCTGAAG GCCAAAGAGAGCATCGACCAGCTGGTCTATCTCTGCCGTTCGGACAAGGAGGACGTGAGGGATGCTGCCAAACAAGCTTTGTTGGTGCTTG GTGAGGACGGGAAGTTGGCCCACAGACACGTTGAGACATCTCTGCAGGAAGGAGTGCCACGTCTCTTCTCCCCTGGCAGCATGACCAGCACCTCCTTCTAA